The Dethiosulfovibrio peptidovorans DSM 11002 genome has a window encoding:
- a CDS encoding peptidoglycan D,D-transpeptidase FtsI family protein, translating to MKKNFPWVLLFLVIAGLIGRVIVLQIKPDERVVERLGNQSNRFGRTCSSRGPILDRRGEPLAISVPTASLYVDPRDWNTDNADKLSEWVSKEKTAILSSLKRGRFYWVRRQMEDEKAKKILDMGLEGLHVLQETKRIYPNETLLSHVLGYCDIDGIGLAGLELKWNDVLYTPSGWTMKTRGLRDPTIGGSEGRVFLTVDRRIQYILEKRLSDISVREKVKWGAALCLESNTGRIVGMASWPSFNANKRATLNNDNMTNNCIGRVYEPGSTLKPVIVAMALQSKLVGRNSWFIDNGRIKVADGWISNSHGRGKGKIDLSDVLIYSSNVGMAQIGIKLNPYEAYRDLEAWGFGKKTGVELNGEENGLLLPPERWYGVIPANVAIGQGIAVTPIQLITAFNAVINGGKLLLPHIVDRVEDGDRKPIYRSETVVLRDLLPPHYVDWFRKTLRRVIVEGTGRKADCKEVKIGGKTGTAQVAVKGEYSKKRMVASFIGFWPYDSPKYTLLVVLGEPGRGRYYGGDIAAPVFKAIVEDIERLNSGE from the coding sequence ATGAAAAAAAACTTTCCATGGGTGCTTCTTTTCCTGGTTATAGCAGGCCTGATAGGCAGAGTCATAGTTCTTCAGATAAAACCGGATGAGAGGGTTGTAGAGAGGCTTGGAAATCAAAGCAATAGGTTCGGTAGGACCTGCTCAAGTAGAGGTCCTATCTTAGATAGAAGAGGCGAGCCTTTGGCGATCTCCGTCCCTACCGCAAGCCTGTATGTCGACCCCAGAGATTGGAACACCGATAACGCCGATAAACTCAGCGAGTGGGTCTCGAAAGAGAAGACGGCTATCCTGTCGTCGCTCAAAAGAGGCCGTTTTTATTGGGTCCGGAGACAGATGGAAGACGAAAAAGCTAAGAAAATACTCGATATGGGCTTGGAAGGACTCCACGTTCTACAGGAGACGAAGAGGATATATCCTAACGAGACTCTTCTGTCCCACGTTTTGGGGTATTGCGATATAGATGGAATAGGATTGGCTGGACTTGAACTGAAGTGGAACGATGTACTTTACACTCCCTCCGGTTGGACTATGAAAACCAGAGGACTAAGAGATCCCACGATCGGTGGTTCCGAAGGTAGGGTTTTTTTGACAGTGGATCGTCGTATACAATACATTCTCGAAAAGCGACTTTCTGATATATCGGTCAGGGAAAAGGTCAAATGGGGTGCTGCTCTCTGTCTGGAAAGCAATACAGGGAGAATCGTTGGGATGGCAAGTTGGCCTAGTTTCAACGCTAACAAAAGGGCAACCTTGAATAACGATAACATGACTAACAACTGTATCGGCAGGGTCTACGAACCTGGGTCTACGTTGAAGCCTGTTATTGTGGCCATGGCGCTTCAGTCCAAACTAGTGGGAAGAAACTCCTGGTTTATAGATAATGGCAGGATCAAGGTAGCCGACGGTTGGATTTCCAACTCTCATGGACGCGGAAAAGGCAAGATAGACCTCTCCGACGTGCTTATATATTCTTCCAACGTCGGTATGGCTCAGATCGGAATTAAACTCAATCCCTACGAAGCCTACAGAGATCTGGAAGCCTGGGGATTCGGGAAAAAAACCGGAGTAGAGTTGAACGGAGAGGAAAACGGGTTATTGCTACCTCCCGAAAGATGGTATGGGGTAATCCCCGCTAACGTGGCTATCGGACAGGGAATAGCTGTTACGCCTATTCAACTGATCACAGCCTTCAACGCCGTAATAAACGGAGGAAAGCTGTTGCTCCCTCATATAGTCGATAGAGTAGAGGATGGAGACAGGAAACCCATATATCGCTCTGAAACGGTTGTCCTGAGAGATTTGCTTCCTCCGCATTACGTCGATTGGTTCAGAAAGACGCTTCGAAGGGTGATAGTCGAGGGAACGGGCAGAAAAGCCGACTGCAAAGAGGTTAAGATAGGTGGGAAGACCGGTACCGCCCAGGTGGCTGTAAAAGGCGAGTACTCAAAGAAACGTATGGTAGCATCTTTCATAGGGTTTTGGCCTTACGATTCCCCCAAATACACCTTATTGGTTGTTCTTGGAGAACCTGGTCGAGGTCGATATTACGGAGGAGACATAGCCGCCCCGGTCTTCAAAGCTATAGTCGAGGACATAGAGAGATTGAATTCTGGAGAGTGA
- a CDS encoding UDP-N-acetylmuramoyl-L-alanyl-D-glutamate--2,6-diaminopimelate ligase, translating to MKKINELVEDLRSSGMVSAIVGQLSDEIISSIEFDSRKVTSGSLFCCVPGLHNDGHKFAVAAVKSGAAALLCEHIPDGVKKDVPIILSSDARSALGAIASSFHDHPSESLSMVGVTGTNGKSTTTYMIRSIMRGRGKVGLLGTITYDDGTKEIEADRTTPEGSEIQAFLSEMVRSSCNGCVMETSSHGLAQGRLSGCLFDVAVFTNLTPEHLDFHGDMERYFETKKLLFTQYMKYNCKKIFNVDDPYGKRLLRECSGSDVVTYSSKSSSATVTGSNISLDVGGLFFDLAIEGRVNRVRLPLIGRYNVSNALAAAAACHSIGFSYDEIQRGLENMPQVPGRMERYLFKKRGCAIVDYAHTPDALSNLLSAAREICKGRLIGVFGLGGERFRGNRWAMGEIAAQKADHLVLTMDNPRGEDPLSIVEDILEGVHKVDGNSYDVIIDRKDAIYRALDMSREGDVVVISGKGPENYILIKGKKTPYSDSESIRNWGKYRGIPWK from the coding sequence ATGAAAAAAATCAATGAACTTGTCGAGGATCTTAGATCCTCCGGAATGGTATCGGCGATCGTAGGCCAACTTAGCGATGAAATCATTAGTTCTATCGAGTTCGATTCCCGCAAAGTCACATCGGGAAGTCTCTTCTGTTGCGTGCCCGGACTCCATAACGATGGACATAAATTCGCCGTCGCTGCCGTAAAATCGGGAGCGGCGGCTCTGTTGTGTGAACATATTCCCGACGGAGTGAAAAAAGACGTGCCGATTATCTTAAGCTCGGACGCCAGAAGCGCATTGGGAGCGATAGCCTCTTCTTTTCACGACCATCCTTCGGAGTCTCTCTCGATGGTTGGAGTTACCGGAACCAATGGTAAAAGCACGACTACCTATATGATTCGGTCCATCATGAGGGGAAGGGGCAAGGTCGGTTTGCTGGGAACAATAACCTACGACGACGGGACCAAGGAAATCGAGGCAGATAGGACCACTCCGGAGGGATCGGAGATACAGGCCTTTCTCTCCGAGATGGTCCGATCCAGTTGTAACGGTTGTGTTATGGAGACATCCTCTCACGGTCTTGCCCAGGGACGGCTGTCGGGATGTCTATTCGACGTAGCGGTCTTCACAAATCTAACTCCGGAACATCTCGACTTTCACGGAGATATGGAGCGCTATTTCGAGACTAAAAAGTTGCTTTTTACACAATACATGAAATATAACTGCAAAAAAATCTTTAACGTGGACGATCCTTACGGAAAGCGATTGCTGAGGGAATGTTCCGGATCCGATGTCGTAACCTATTCGTCCAAATCTAGCTCGGCTACGGTTACGGGGTCCAATATATCACTGGATGTAGGGGGGCTTTTCTTTGACCTCGCCATAGAGGGACGGGTTAACAGGGTTCGTCTGCCCCTGATAGGGAGATATAACGTCAGCAACGCCTTGGCAGCGGCCGCTGCCTGTCATTCCATCGGTTTTTCCTACGATGAGATCCAGCGTGGTTTAGAGAATATGCCTCAGGTACCGGGCAGAATGGAACGTTACCTTTTCAAAAAGAGAGGTTGCGCCATAGTGGATTACGCCCATACGCCGGATGCGTTGAGCAATCTCCTCTCAGCCGCCAGAGAAATATGTAAGGGGCGGCTTATAGGGGTCTTCGGTTTAGGTGGGGAGAGGTTCAGAGGAAATCGTTGGGCAATGGGCGAGATAGCGGCACAAAAGGCGGACCATCTGGTACTGACGATGGATAACCCCAGAGGAGAGGATCCACTATCGATTGTCGAGGACATATTGGAAGGCGTCCATAAAGTAGATGGCAACAGCTACGATGTTATCATCGATAGAAAAGACGCTATATACAGAGCTCTGGATATGTCTAGAGAGGGAGACGTGGTGGTAATCTCCGGCAAAGGGCCGGAAAATTATATCCTTATAAAAGGGAAAAAGACTCCCTATAGCGACTCTGAGTCGATAAGAAACTGGGGGAAATATCGAGGAATCCCATGGAAATGA